One window of Posidoniimonas polymericola genomic DNA carries:
- a CDS encoding O-antigen ligase family protein yields MPGRHRTRGSSAAIAEFEPLAPAGRLSKLAFVLIAVLLFFEAFAHGAVEAWSELAALGLSGLLVVVLLLRHVVDRESRPPATWLWFPLGLFAAFAALQAMPLPAAWSEWLAPGTLSRKQDLLGSGDLTMSTISYYPRETWRLLRMTFVGGALFAAACTLGRDRGGVTRLLMMVFVVGAGEAIMSLAQIISQSDWTYAAIGREARRAVTAGSFLNYSNFSQFVNMSIGAGLGLLLVRSEHRRRVTGRTPSWDEFWRSEGWIVAGLSFCCLSVFTSMSRNGVLSMAVAGAVLLIMLQWRRSSSVQAWALVSVPLAVFVGLCVVGFDAVYDRLGTLSQEGILTDRWQLTLDTIHAWHDHPVFGIGLNAHEYAFPAYDTTGSLAIAQTADNDYVQILEETGLIGVTLIATVLAMVTGQIVRLTGSHGPSTSLAAHGIVFGLVAVAVHSWTDFGQRIPAVFSLTSLMVGVVVAAGHRERRHRQASKDELAAQDPTWLPPTQRRLRGGAAAVVLLPIWASALVVAFRAAQAEESWAKAYQLEVPLYERNWQGSVEEYRLLLQHAGSAAALEPNNVRYAFRLNLYRWQAMLMAGAEVDQSVTMSPEFQAVTGSLVDALAQNRQLCPTFGLPYALEGQLRYSVLGDLAEGRRQILVAAELAPNDPAALLNVGRLHAAEGDLKAASQAFGRLVSLQGSYFRQAAEQLVKTLKAPDEAERLCGDSPERLEVLAKLYLDLGDPIASRAPELRLQASRLLEKRVESKDATPQELARLAQLAHADGDHQRSVSLYRRALSLQYNNVPLRLELAATLRDAGLLSDAMEEIRVCLRLKPQHAAAGRLESQLYDLLHQDGSSDQ; encoded by the coding sequence ATGCCCGGACGCCACCGAACACGAGGCTCCTCGGCCGCCATTGCAGAGTTCGAGCCGCTGGCGCCTGCCGGCCGTCTCAGCAAACTCGCCTTCGTGCTGATTGCCGTTCTACTGTTCTTCGAGGCGTTTGCGCACGGCGCCGTCGAGGCTTGGAGCGAACTCGCGGCGCTCGGGCTCAGCGGGCTGCTGGTGGTGGTGCTGCTGCTGCGGCACGTCGTTGACCGCGAGAGCCGCCCGCCGGCGACCTGGCTGTGGTTCCCCCTCGGGCTGTTCGCCGCGTTTGCGGCCCTGCAGGCGATGCCACTGCCGGCGGCGTGGTCGGAGTGGCTGGCTCCGGGGACACTCTCGCGGAAGCAGGACCTGCTCGGCAGTGGCGACCTGACCATGTCGACTATCTCCTACTACCCTCGAGAAACCTGGCGGCTGCTGCGGATGACGTTTGTCGGCGGCGCCCTGTTCGCGGCCGCGTGCACACTCGGACGGGATCGCGGCGGCGTCACCCGGCTCCTGATGATGGTGTTCGTGGTCGGTGCAGGTGAGGCAATCATGTCGCTCGCTCAGATCATCTCGCAATCGGACTGGACGTACGCTGCAATCGGGCGCGAAGCGCGGCGGGCGGTCACCGCCGGGTCATTCTTGAACTACAGCAACTTCAGCCAGTTCGTCAACATGTCGATCGGCGCCGGGCTGGGCCTGCTGCTAGTGCGGTCGGAGCACCGCCGCCGGGTCACCGGGAGGACCCCCTCCTGGGACGAATTCTGGAGGTCCGAGGGCTGGATCGTCGCCGGCCTGTCGTTCTGCTGCTTGTCGGTGTTTACCTCAATGAGCCGCAACGGCGTCCTCTCGATGGCGGTTGCAGGTGCGGTTCTGCTAATCATGCTTCAGTGGCGACGCTCGTCGAGCGTCCAGGCTTGGGCGCTTGTTTCAGTGCCGCTAGCTGTATTCGTGGGGCTTTGCGTCGTTGGCTTCGACGCGGTTTACGACCGCCTGGGAACCCTCTCACAGGAAGGCATCCTTACCGACCGCTGGCAGCTCACGCTCGACACGATCCACGCCTGGCACGACCACCCGGTTTTTGGGATCGGCCTGAACGCACACGAGTACGCGTTCCCCGCCTACGACACGACCGGGTCGCTCGCGATCGCGCAGACTGCCGACAACGACTACGTGCAAATCCTGGAGGAGACAGGACTAATAGGCGTCACACTGATCGCCACCGTGCTGGCGATGGTGACAGGACAGATTGTGAGGCTCACCGGCTCCCATGGCCCATCGACTTCACTAGCTGCTCACGGCATCGTGTTCGGCTTGGTGGCGGTCGCCGTCCACAGCTGGACCGACTTCGGGCAACGGATCCCCGCGGTGTTCTCGCTCACTTCGCTGATGGTCGGCGTGGTGGTAGCCGCCGGCCACCGTGAGCGGCGTCATCGGCAAGCGAGCAAGGACGAATTGGCGGCGCAGGACCCCACTTGGCTACCGCCGACGCAGCGTCGACTCAGGGGCGGCGCCGCGGCCGTGGTGCTGCTGCCGATCTGGGCGTCGGCCCTGGTCGTAGCGTTTCGGGCGGCGCAGGCCGAGGAGTCCTGGGCCAAAGCCTACCAGTTGGAAGTGCCCCTCTACGAGCGGAACTGGCAGGGCAGCGTTGAGGAGTACCGCCTGCTGCTGCAGCACGCGGGGTCAGCAGCAGCGCTCGAACCCAACAACGTCCGCTACGCGTTTCGATTGAATCTCTACCGCTGGCAGGCGATGCTGATGGCCGGCGCCGAGGTTGACCAATCAGTGACGATGTCGCCCGAGTTCCAAGCGGTCACCGGATCGCTGGTAGACGCCCTGGCTCAGAACCGTCAGCTCTGCCCGACTTTCGGTCTGCCGTACGCCCTGGAAGGCCAACTACGATACTCGGTGCTTGGCGACCTCGCTGAAGGCCGGAGGCAGATCCTGGTGGCCGCGGAACTCGCACCCAACGACCCAGCGGCGTTGCTGAATGTCGGACGCCTGCACGCAGCTGAGGGCGACCTCAAGGCCGCCTCGCAGGCGTTCGGTCGGCTGGTAAGTCTGCAGGGGTCCTACTTCCGCCAAGCCGCCGAGCAGCTCGTCAAGACGCTCAAGGCGCCCGACGAAGCGGAGCGTCTCTGCGGAGACTCGCCAGAGCGGCTCGAGGTGCTCGCCAAGCTCTACCTGGACCTCGGCGACCCCATCGCCTCACGGGCGCCCGAACTCCGCCTACAGGCATCAAGGTTGCTTGAGAAACGCGTCGAGTCCAAGGACGCGACCCCTCAGGAGCTTGCCAGACTGGCGCAGCTCGCCCACGCCGATGGCGACCACCAACGCTCCGTGTCGCTGTACCGCAGAGCGCTCTCGCTCCAGTACAACAACGTTCCGCTGCGCCTCGAGCTGGCGGCGACGCTACGCGACGCTGGCCTTCTTAGCGACGCCATGGAAGAGATAAGGGTCTGCCTCCGGCTTAAGCCCCAGCACGCCGCCGCAGGTCGCCTCGAGAGCCAGCTCTACGATCTGCTCCACCAGGACGGTTCATCGGACCAGTAG